In Eriocheir sinensis breed Jianghai 21 chromosome 45, ASM2467909v1, whole genome shotgun sequence, the following proteins share a genomic window:
- the LOC126980849 gene encoding uncharacterized protein LOC126980849 isoform X1 yields MKTLRETLAFVAQLAVGLALYWLLRGAVPDTREVSKLRRAWEASGPQTTVVGKVRGRLADSWWLGPLRPAPLRDPFAECGLLPLGSPGAGGLLEGLSLQIHSRAILDCLQRQMEVALGEHEAFTLWLQVAAGCGLLFVFLVACSLLLGRSRSRRGLPQEEAPQEEEEASLPGTPAEDVPVAVQEAAPAEARPAQAEEEESLPGKVSVALQEAATVEARQAQVEEEESLPGAVSVALQESAPVEARQAQAEEEASLPGAVPVALQESAPVEARQAQVEEEASLPGAVPVALQESAPVEARPAQAEEDESLPGAVSVALQESAPVEARPAQAEEDESLPGAVSVALQESAPVEARPAQAEEEESFPGAVSVALQESAPVEARLAQAEEEESFPGAVSVALQESAPVEARPALAEEDASVPGAVPVAVPEIVTAEPRPAQAEQPGAEARQALRQEWWYTHHLPPRYARRLLDIKVIRSLRSKSCAQFNYDKTTKQLLVRGPKHDALAMHNAIRDMLATFERQDKKAAAARRRQQWWRYTLYMPPRYVRALLGPESTYLNNLLARYNVKVDHDPTRRLVHVQGPRNDALTVYRAIQEMLATWRWQEKPQY; encoded by the coding sequence ATGAAAACACTGCGGGAAACACTCGCTTTCGTCGCTCAGCTGGCAGTGGGCCTCGCCCTATACTGGCTGCTACGCGGCGCCGTGCCGGACACCAGGGAGGTGTCCAAGCTGCGGCGGGCCTGGGAGGCCTCCGGGCCCCAGACCACCGTTGTTGGGAAAGTGCGCGGCCGCCTGGCCGACTCCTGGTGGCTGGGGCCCCTGCGCCCGGCGCCCCTAAGGGACCCTTTTGCCGAGTGCGGCCTGTTGCCCCTCGGCAGTCCCGGTGCCGGCGGGCTGCTGGAGGGTCTGTCGCTGCAGATCCATTCACGGGCAATTTTGGACTGCCTGCAGCGACAAATGGAGGTGGCCCTCGGTGAACACGAGGCGTTCACCCTCTGGCTCCAGGTGGCCGCAGGCTGTggtctcctcttcgtcttcctggtGGCGTGCAGCCTCCTCCTGGGGCGGAGCAGATCGCGGCGCGGACTGCCCCAGGAGGAAGCaccccaggaagaggaggaggcttctCTCCCAGGCACTCCTGCCGAAGATGTGCCTGTGGCCGTGCAGGAGGCCGCTCCTGCCGAGGCACGGCCAGcacaggcagaggaagaagaatccCTCCCTGGCAAAGTGTCTGTGGCCCTTCAGGAGGCTGCCACTGTTGAGGCCCGGCAAgcacaggtagaggaggaggaatccCTCCCTGGCGCGGTGTCTGTGGCCCTTCAGGAGTCTGCTCCTGTTGAGGCCCGGCAAGCCCaggcagaggaggaagcgtcCCTCCCTGGCGCTGTTCCTGTGGCCCTTCAGGAGTCTGCTCCTGTTGAGGCCCGGCAAGCACaggtagaggaggaagcgtcCCTCCCTGGCGCTGTTCCTGTGGCCCTTCAGGAGTCTGCTCCTGTTGAGGCCCGGCCAGCCCAGGCAGAGGAGGATGAATCCCTCCCTGGCGCTGTGTCTGTGGCCCTTCAGGAGTCTGCTCCTGTTGAGGCCCGGCCAGCCCAGGCAGAGGAGGATGAATCCCTCCCTGGCGCTGTGTCTGTGGCCCTTCAGGAGTCTGCTCCTGTTGAGGCCCGGCCAGcccaggcagaggaggaggaatccTTCCCTGGCGCTGTGTCTGTGGCCCTTCAGGAGTCTGCTCCTGTTGAGGCCCGGCTAGcccaggcagaggaggaggaatccTTCCCTGGCGCTGTGTCTGTGGCCCTTCAGGAGTCTGCTCCTGTTGAGGCCCGGCCAGCCCTGGCAGAGGAGGATGCGTCCGTCCCTGGCGCTGTTCCTGTTGCCGTGCCGGAGATTGTTACTGCCGAGCCTCGGCCAGCTCAGGCGGAGCAGCCGGGCGCGGAGGCTCGCCAGGCTCTCCGTCAGGAGTGGTGGTATACCCATCACCTGCCGCCACGTTACGCACGGCGCCTGCTGGACATAAAGGTCATCAGGAGTTTACGCTCCAAGAGCTGCGCACAGTTCAATTACGACAAAACCACGAAGCAGCTCCTTGTCAGAGGCCCAAAGCACGATGCCCTGGCAATGCACAACGCCATCAGGGACATGCTGGCCACGTTTGAACGCCAGGACAAGAAGgctgccgccgcccgccgccgtcAGCAGTGGTGGCGCTACACGCTGTACATGCCGCCCCGATACGTGCGCGCCCTGCTGGGTCCCGAGAGCACCTACTTAAATAATCTGCTGGCGCGCTACAACGTGAAGGTGGATCACGACCCGACGAGGAGGCTGGTCCACGTCCAGGGCCCCAGAAATGACGCCCTGACAGTTTACCGGGCCATCCAGGAGATGTTGGCCACCTGGCGGTGGCAGGAAAAGCCTCAGTATTAG
- the LOC126980849 gene encoding uncharacterized protein LOC126980849 isoform X2 — protein MKTLRETLAFVAQLAVGLALYWLLRGAVPDTREVSKLRRAWEASGPQTTVVGKVRGRLADSWWLGPLRPAPLRDPFAECGLLPLGSPGAGGLLEGLSLQIHSRAILDCLQRQMEVALGEHEAFTLWLQVAAGCGLLFVFLVACSLLLGRSRSRRGLPQEEAPQEEEEASLPGTPAEDVPVAVQEAAPAEARPAQAEEEESLPGKVSVALQEAATVEARQAQVEEEASLPGAVPVALQESAPVEARPAQAEEDESLPGAVSVALQESAPVEARPAQAEEDESLPGAVSVALQESAPVEARPAQAEEEESFPGAVSVALQESAPVEARLAQAEEEESFPGAVSVALQESAPVEARPALAEEDASVPGAVPVAVPEIVTAEPRPAQAEQPGAEARQALRQEWWYTHHLPPRYARRLLDIKVIRSLRSKSCAQFNYDKTTKQLLVRGPKHDALAMHNAIRDMLATFERQDKKAAAARRRQQWWRYTLYMPPRYVRALLGPESTYLNNLLARYNVKVDHDPTRRLVHVQGPRNDALTVYRAIQEMLATWRWQEKPQY, from the exons ATGAAAACACTGCGGGAAACACTCGCTTTCGTCGCTCAGCTGGCAGTGGGCCTCGCCCTATACTGGCTGCTACGCGGCGCCGTGCCGGACACCAGGGAGGTGTCCAAGCTGCGGCGGGCCTGGGAGGCCTCCGGGCCCCAGACCACCGTTGTTGGGAAAGTGCGCGGCCGCCTGGCCGACTCCTGGTGGCTGGGGCCCCTGCGCCCGGCGCCCCTAAGGGACCCTTTTGCCGAGTGCGGCCTGTTGCCCCTCGGCAGTCCCGGTGCCGGCGGGCTGCTGGAGGGTCTGTCGCTGCAGATCCATTCACGGGCAATTTTGGACTGCCTGCAGCGACAAATGGAGGTGGCCCTCGGTGAACACGAGGCGTTCACCCTCTGGCTCCAGGTGGCCGCAGGCTGTggtctcctcttcgtcttcctggtGGCGTGCAGCCTCCTCCTGGGGCGGAGCAGATCGCGGCGCGGACTGCCCCAGGAGGAAGCaccccaggaagaggaggaggcttctCTCCCAGGCACTCCTGCCGAAGATGTGCCTGTGGCCGTGCAGGAGGCCGCTCCTGCCGAGGCACGGCCAGcacaggcagaggaagaagaatccCTCCCTGGCAAAGTGTCTGTGGCCCTTCAGGAGGCTGCCACTGTTGAGGCCCGGCAAgcacag gtagaggaggaagcgtcCCTCCCTGGCGCTGTTCCTGTGGCCCTTCAGGAGTCTGCTCCTGTTGAGGCCCGGCCAGCCCAGGCAGAGGAGGATGAATCCCTCCCTGGCGCTGTGTCTGTGGCCCTTCAGGAGTCTGCTCCTGTTGAGGCCCGGCCAGCCCAGGCAGAGGAGGATGAATCCCTCCCTGGCGCTGTGTCTGTGGCCCTTCAGGAGTCTGCTCCTGTTGAGGCCCGGCCAGcccaggcagaggaggaggaatccTTCCCTGGCGCTGTGTCTGTGGCCCTTCAGGAGTCTGCTCCTGTTGAGGCCCGGCTAGcccaggcagaggaggaggaatccTTCCCTGGCGCTGTGTCTGTGGCCCTTCAGGAGTCTGCTCCTGTTGAGGCCCGGCCAGCCCTGGCAGAGGAGGATGCGTCCGTCCCTGGCGCTGTTCCTGTTGCCGTGCCGGAGATTGTTACTGCCGAGCCTCGGCCAGCTCAGGCGGAGCAGCCGGGCGCGGAGGCTCGCCAGGCTCTCCGTCAGGAGTGGTGGTATACCCATCACCTGCCGCCACGTTACGCACGGCGCCTGCTGGACATAAAGGTCATCAGGAGTTTACGCTCCAAGAGCTGCGCACAGTTCAATTACGACAAAACCACGAAGCAGCTCCTTGTCAGAGGCCCAAAGCACGATGCCCTGGCAATGCACAACGCCATCAGGGACATGCTGGCCACGTTTGAACGCCAGGACAAGAAGgctgccgccgcccgccgccgtcAGCAGTGGTGGCGCTACACGCTGTACATGCCGCCCCGATACGTGCGCGCCCTGCTGGGTCCCGAGAGCACCTACTTAAATAATCTGCTGGCGCGCTACAACGTGAAGGTGGATCACGACCCGACGAGGAGGCTGGTCCACGTCCAGGGCCCCAGAAATGACGCCCTGACAGTTTACCGGGCCATCCAGGAGATGTTGGCCACCTGGCGGTGGCAGGAAAAGCCTCAGTATTAG